Proteins from a genomic interval of Rhodococcus rhodochrous:
- a CDS encoding bacterial proteasome activator family protein, translating into MTHPDNDQVLVIGPDGRPIRVSREEAARVEADGRPEEEKSENGGESLADMVEQPAKVMRIGTMIKQLLEEVKAAPLDDASRTRLKDIHLSSIRELGQGLAPDLREELERLALPFGEDAVPSDAELRIAQAQLVGWLEGLFHGIQTALFAQQMAARAQLEQMRQGALPPGVAQGGRGQNDQSLPGQTHPGTGQYL; encoded by the coding sequence ATGACGCATCCGGACAACGACCAGGTTCTCGTGATCGGCCCCGACGGCCGGCCCATCCGTGTCTCCCGCGAGGAGGCGGCCCGCGTGGAGGCCGACGGCCGGCCGGAGGAGGAGAAGTCCGAGAACGGCGGCGAATCCCTGGCCGACATGGTCGAGCAGCCGGCGAAGGTCATGCGGATCGGCACCATGATCAAACAGCTCCTCGAAGAGGTGAAGGCCGCGCCGCTCGACGACGCCAGCCGCACCCGGCTCAAGGACATCCATCTGTCGTCCATCCGCGAACTCGGTCAGGGTCTCGCCCCCGATCTGCGGGAGGAACTCGAGCGGCTCGCGCTGCCCTTCGGTGAGGACGCGGTGCCCTCCGACGCCGAGCTGCGCATCGCGCAGGCCCAGCTCGTCGGTTGGCTCGAAGGTCTGTTCCACGGCATCCAGACGGCGCTGTTCGCTCAGCAGATGGCGGCTCGTGCCCAGCTCGAGCAGATGCGTCAGGGTGCGCTTCCTCCCGGCGTCGCGCAGGGCGGTCGCGGCCAGAACGATCAATCACTTCCCGGTCAGACCCACCCCGGAACCGGCCAGTACCTGTAG
- a CDS encoding molybdopterin oxidoreductase family protein → MTTVDRIADPWGSRTPYGPGQRWPTRVDTYLADGLTEDDVDRWVQSATILHSNGDGLDIAVKDGRMVGVRGRAVDRVNHGRVDPKDLFGWQANHSEDRLTTPLIRRDGKLVETDWDTAMDAVAGRTKQLLDERGPSSVGFYTTGQLFLEEYYTLALIGHGGIGTNHMDGNTRLCTATAAAALKQSFGCDGQPGSYTDIDHADVIALYGHNMAETQTVTWTRILDRLAGPNPPAVICVDPRRTPVARAATVHLAPRPGTNVVLMNGLLHEILRRGWIDEKYIEDHTVGFDELRSRLADYSLEKAAEICDVPIEDLREAARLLGTAERLLSTVLQGFYQSHQATAAAVQVNNIHLVRGMLGRPGCGVLQMNGQPTAQNTRECGADGDLPAFRNWANEAHVEDLARVWNIDPMRIPHYTAPTHLMQMMRYVEDGSIRFLYVSGTNPAVSLPELRRVREILSQDRLFLVVQDIFLSETAQLADVVLPAATWGEKTGTFTNTDRTVHLSEKAVEPPGQARPDLDIFADYARRLDLRDKDGDPLVKWSTPEEAFEAWKECTAGRPCDYTGITYEKLRGGSGIQWPCNADAPDGTERLYEGGKFWAAPDYCENYGRDMVTGAPVEPTEYRALNPFGKAIIKAGEYLPPHETVSDEYPYLLTTGRTLYHFHTRTKTGRAPQLQRAAPEVWVEMSAGDAERHGWSEGDLLRVDTPRGHVTARLRISGIRTGVLFLPFHYGYWDTPAGHEPALEGRAANELTFTDWDPASKQPLFKSGAARVERIAVADDGPSAAPTTTASAPVSGAVPATSGGPDAEITETLDDGGPR, encoded by the coding sequence ATGACCACCGTGGATCGCATCGCGGATCCGTGGGGTTCGCGCACACCCTATGGACCCGGGCAACGCTGGCCCACCCGCGTCGACACCTATCTCGCCGACGGACTGACCGAGGACGATGTCGACAGGTGGGTGCAGTCGGCGACCATCCTGCATTCCAACGGCGACGGCCTCGACATCGCCGTCAAGGACGGACGCATGGTGGGGGTGCGCGGACGCGCCGTCGACCGGGTGAACCACGGCCGGGTCGACCCCAAGGACCTGTTCGGCTGGCAGGCGAACCACTCGGAGGACCGGCTCACCACGCCGTTGATCCGGCGCGACGGCAAGCTCGTCGAGACCGACTGGGACACCGCGATGGATGCCGTCGCCGGTCGCACGAAGCAGCTGCTCGACGAGCGCGGCCCCAGCTCGGTCGGCTTCTACACCACCGGGCAGTTGTTCCTGGAGGAGTACTACACCCTCGCGCTCATCGGGCACGGTGGCATCGGCACCAACCACATGGACGGCAACACGAGGCTGTGCACGGCGACGGCGGCAGCCGCCCTCAAACAGTCCTTCGGGTGCGACGGCCAGCCCGGCTCCTACACCGACATCGACCATGCCGACGTCATCGCGCTCTACGGACACAACATGGCCGAGACACAGACGGTGACATGGACGCGGATCCTCGATCGGCTCGCCGGACCGAATCCACCGGCCGTGATCTGTGTGGATCCGCGGCGGACGCCGGTCGCGCGGGCCGCGACGGTGCACCTCGCTCCGCGCCCGGGCACCAATGTCGTCCTCATGAACGGGCTGTTGCACGAGATCCTGCGACGCGGGTGGATCGACGAGAAGTACATCGAGGACCACACCGTCGGATTCGACGAGCTGCGCAGCCGGCTCGCCGACTACTCCCTCGAGAAGGCCGCCGAGATCTGCGACGTCCCCATCGAGGACCTGCGGGAGGCCGCTCGACTGCTCGGCACGGCGGAGCGGCTGCTCTCGACGGTCCTGCAGGGCTTCTATCAGTCCCATCAGGCCACCGCGGCCGCCGTTCAGGTGAACAACATCCATCTCGTGCGCGGCATGCTCGGCAGGCCCGGTTGCGGAGTTCTCCAGATGAACGGGCAGCCCACCGCGCAGAACACCCGTGAATGCGGAGCCGACGGTGACCTGCCGGCCTTCCGGAACTGGGCCAACGAGGCGCACGTCGAGGACCTCGCCCGGGTGTGGAACATCGACCCGATGCGGATCCCGCACTACACCGCGCCCACCCACCTCATGCAGATGATGCGGTATGTCGAGGACGGCTCGATCCGCTTCCTCTACGTGAGCGGGACGAACCCGGCCGTGTCCCTGCCGGAGCTGCGCCGGGTGCGCGAGATCCTCTCCCAGGACAGGCTTTTCCTCGTGGTGCAGGACATCTTCCTGTCGGAGACCGCGCAACTCGCCGACGTCGTCCTGCCCGCTGCGACCTGGGGTGAGAAGACCGGGACGTTCACCAACACCGACCGCACCGTGCACCTGTCGGAGAAGGCCGTCGAACCACCCGGGCAGGCCAGGCCCGATCTCGACATCTTCGCCGACTACGCGCGCCGGCTCGACCTGCGGGACAAGGACGGCGACCCGCTCGTGAAGTGGTCCACGCCCGAGGAGGCGTTCGAGGCGTGGAAGGAGTGCACGGCCGGGCGGCCCTGTGACTACACGGGCATCACCTACGAGAAACTCCGTGGCGGAAGCGGAATCCAGTGGCCGTGCAACGCCGACGCCCCCGACGGGACCGAACGTCTCTACGAGGGCGGAAAGTTCTGGGCCGCACCGGACTACTGCGAGAACTACGGACGCGACATGGTCACCGGAGCGCCGGTCGAACCCACCGAGTACCGGGCGCTGAACCCCTTCGGCAAGGCGATCATCAAGGCGGGTGAGTATCTTCCCCCGCACGAGACGGTCTCCGACGAGTATCCGTATCTGCTCACCACCGGCCGCACGCTCTACCACTTCCACACCCGCACGAAGACCGGTCGTGCCCCGCAACTGCAACGCGCGGCACCGGAGGTGTGGGTGGAGATGTCGGCGGGCGATGCCGAGCGGCACGGCTGGTCGGAGGGCGACCTGCTGCGGGTCGACACCCCGCGCGGGCACGTCACCGCTCGGCTGCGGATCAGCGGGATCCGGACCGGGGTGCTGTTCCTGCCGTTCCACTACGGATACTGGGACACCCCGGCCGGTCACGAACCGGCGCTCGAGGGGCGCGCGGCCAACGAACTGACCTTCACCGACTGGGATCCGGCGTCGAAGCAACCCCTGTTCAAGTCGGGCGCCGCGCGCGTCGAACGGATCGCCGTCGCCGACGACGGGCCTTCCGCGGCACCGACCACCACCGCCTCGGCGCCGGTCTCCGGCGCCGTGCCCGCCACCTCGGGTGGACCGGACGCCGAGATCACCGAGACGCTCGACGACGGAGGGCCGCGATGA
- the glfT1 gene encoding galactofuranosyltransferase GlfT1, whose amino-acid sequence MADERIIGVVVTHRRRELLADSLKVLASQSRPLDHLVVVDNGDEDAVRELVDAVDLPTSYLGSKHNLGGAGGFALGILYALSLGADRVWLADDDGRPEGPDVLATLLDCAQRNGLAEVSPVVCDIAQPDRLAFPLRRGVVWRRWRHELGDEDLLPGIASLFNGALFTAAAIDAVGVPDLRLFVRGDEVEVHRRLVRSGLPFGTCLQTAYLHPDGADEFKPILGGRMHTQYPDNDTKRFFTYRNRGYLLSQPGLRRLLPQEWVRFGWYFLITRRDPAGLREWIRLRRLGREERFERP is encoded by the coding sequence GTGGCTGACGAACGGATCATCGGCGTCGTCGTCACGCACCGCCGTCGTGAGCTGCTGGCGGACTCGCTGAAAGTTCTTGCCTCGCAGTCCCGTCCGCTCGACCATCTCGTGGTGGTCGACAACGGCGACGAGGACGCGGTGCGCGAGCTCGTCGACGCGGTGGACCTGCCCACGAGCTATCTCGGTTCGAAGCACAATCTCGGTGGCGCGGGCGGCTTCGCCCTCGGCATCCTGTACGCGCTGTCGCTGGGAGCCGACCGGGTGTGGCTCGCCGACGACGACGGCCGCCCCGAGGGACCGGACGTACTCGCGACGCTGCTCGACTGCGCGCAGCGCAACGGCCTGGCCGAGGTGTCGCCGGTCGTGTGCGACATCGCGCAGCCCGATCGCCTCGCCTTCCCGCTGCGCCGCGGTGTGGTGTGGCGGCGGTGGCGGCACGAACTCGGCGACGAGGACCTGCTGCCCGGTATCGCCTCGCTGTTCAACGGCGCGCTCTTCACGGCCGCGGCGATCGACGCGGTGGGCGTGCCCGACCTGCGTCTGTTCGTCCGTGGCGACGAGGTCGAGGTGCACCGCCGTCTCGTCCGGTCGGGACTGCCGTTCGGTACCTGCTTGCAGACGGCCTACCTGCACCCGGATGGTGCCGACGAATTCAAGCCGATTCTCGGTGGCCGGATGCACACGCAGTATCCGGACAACGACACCAAGCGGTTCTTCACCTACCGCAACCGCGGCTACCTGCTGTCGCAGCCGGGACTGCGCCGGTTGCTGCCCCAGGAATGGGTGCGCTTCGGTTGGTACTTCCTGATCACGCGCCGCGACCCGGCCGGTCTGCGCGAGTGGATCCGGTTGCGCAGACTCGGGCGCGAGGAGAGGTTCGAACGGCCCTGA
- the wzt gene encoding galactan export ABC transporter ATP-binding subunit Wzt/RfbE → MVSRVSIETRGACVDFPIFDAKTRSLKKAFLGKAGGAIGRNNSDVVVVEALRDITMSLKEGDRVGLVGHNGAGKSTLLRLLSGIYEPTRGHARVKGRVAPVFDLGVGMDPEISGYENIIIRGMFLGMSRKQMLAKVDEIADFTELGDYLNMPLRTYSTGMRVRVALGVVTSIDPEILLLDEGIGAVDAEFMKKARVRLQDLVARSGILVFASHSNEFLAQLCDQAMWIDHGRIREQGDIEHVVRAYEGDEAGDHVRTILHELERERIAKSGHDAAASTGSNGG, encoded by the coding sequence ATCGTGAGTCGGGTCAGCATCGAAACGCGCGGCGCGTGCGTCGACTTTCCCATCTTCGACGCCAAGACCCGGTCCTTGAAGAAGGCCTTCCTGGGTAAGGCGGGCGGAGCGATCGGCCGCAACAACTCCGATGTCGTGGTCGTCGAGGCTCTGCGCGACATCACGATGTCGCTGAAGGAAGGCGACCGCGTCGGCCTCGTCGGCCACAACGGTGCCGGCAAGTCCACGCTGCTGCGTCTGCTCTCGGGGATCTACGAGCCCACGCGCGGCCACGCCCGGGTGAAGGGTCGCGTCGCGCCGGTGTTCGACCTCGGCGTCGGCATGGACCCGGAGATCTCCGGCTACGAGAACATCATCATCCGCGGCATGTTCCTCGGGATGAGCCGCAAGCAGATGCTGGCCAAGGTCGACGAGATCGCGGACTTCACCGAGCTCGGCGACTACCTCAACATGCCGCTGCGCACCTACTCGACCGGTATGCGGGTGCGTGTCGCGCTCGGCGTGGTCACCAGCATCGATCCCGAGATCCTGCTGCTCGACGAGGGCATCGGCGCGGTCGACGCGGAGTTCATGAAGAAGGCGCGCGTGCGTCTGCAGGATCTCGTCGCGCGCTCGGGCATCCTCGTGTTCGCCAGCCACTCGAACGAGTTCCTCGCCCAGCTGTGCGACCAGGCGATGTGGATCGACCACGGTCGGATCCGTGAGCAGGGCGACATCGAGCACGTGGTGCGCGCCTACGAGGGCGACGAGGCCGGCGATCACGTGCGCACGATCCTCCACGAGCTCGAGCGTGAGCGGATCGCGAAGTCCGGCCACGACGCCGCGGCCTCGACGGGTTCGAACGGTGGCTGA